From the Halomonas sp. MCCC 1A13316 genome, the window CGATTTCGATGATGGCATCGAGATTCTCAAGCACCTCATGATCGGCTCCGAGGGCACGCTCGGTTTCATCAGCACCATTACCTACGAAACGGTAGTCGACGAGCTGCACAAAGCCGCCGCACTGGTCTTCCTGCCCGATATGGCCGCCACCTGCCGTGCCACCATCGCATTGAAGCAGGCGCCGGTCTCGGCGGTGGAGCTGATGGACCGCGCCGCATTGCGCTCGGTCGAGAGCAAGCCGGGCATGCCCGAAGTGCTCAAGACTCTGCCCGGCGGGGCGGCGGCGCTTCTCATTGACGTGCGTGGTAACGACGAGTCGCAGCTCGAAGAGCGGCTCCAGGCGGTACAGACCATCTTCGAGGGTATACACACCCTGGAGCCGGTTACCTTTACCCATGACAAGGGCACCTACGAGCTCTACTGGAAAATTCGTAAGGGCCTTTTTCCCGCCGTCGGCGCGGTGCGCGACACTGGCACTACGGTCATCATCGAGGACGTGGCGTTTCCCATCGAGCGTCTTGACGAGGGTGTGCTGGCGTTGACCGAGGTCTTCCACCGCCACGGCTATCCGGAGGCGATCCTGTTCGGCCATGCGCTGGAGGGCAATCTTCACTTCGTCTTTCCTCAAGGCTTCGAGAAGCCCGGCGAGGTTGAGCGCTACCAGGCATTGATGGACGAGGTCGCGCAACTGGTCGGCGTCGAATATGGCGGTTCGCTCAAGGCCGAGCACGGCACCGGGCGCAACATGGCGCCTTACGTGGAACTCGAGTGGGGCCCCGAGGCCTATGCCCTGATGTGGCAGATCAAGGTGCTGTTCGATCCCGAGAACCTGCTGAACCCCGATGTCATTCTCAGCCGCAACCCGACGCTACACCTGGAAAACCTCAAGCCGCTACCGGCCGCCGATCCTATCGTCGACAAGTGCATCGAGTGTGGTTTCTGCGAGCATGTCTGCCCCTCTCGGGACCTCACCCTGACGCCGCGTCAGCGTATCGTCATTGCGCGGGAGATGGCCCGGCTAGAGGCGCTGGGCGACGGCCTCGATACGCAAGAGGCCGGACGGCTGGAGCAACTGCGCAAGGACTATCGCTACGCTGGCGACGAGACTTGTGCCGTCGATGGGCTCTGTGCCACCCAGTGCCCTGTGGGTATCAATACCGGCGAGCTGATACGCGAGCTACGTCATGAGCGACTGGCCCAGCATGCTGATATGGCCCGGAGGGTAGGGCGGCATTTCTCCGGTACTACGCGCCTGGCTCGGGGCATGCTCAACCTGGCGAGTACCGGGCGGGCCATACTCGGCGAGCGTGGGCTCTCCAAAGTCAGCGGAGCCATTACCCAGGCGAGTGGCGGGCGCGTGCCGCAATGGATGCCTACCCTGCCAAAGGCGGCTCCGGTACGCGTGCTCGGACGGGGTCGCGTTTCCGACAGCACGCGAGAAAAAGTGGTCTACTTTCCTTCCTGTGCCACCCGAGTATTCGGCGCAGGACATGGCGACAGCGAAAGTCGCTCGATTATGGAGATCACGCTCTCGCTGCTCGACAAGGCCGGCTTCGAGGTGATCGTGCCCGAAATGTCGGGACATCTCTGCTGTGGCATGGCCTTCCAGTCCAAGGGCCAGTTCGACGAGGCGACACACAAGGCCCGCGAGCTCAATCGCGAACTGCTGGTGGCAAGCCAGAACGGACGCTACCCGATCCTCAGCGACACCAGCCCCTGCGTGCTGCATATGCAGGGGCGGCTGGATGAGCGCCTCACTGTGCAGGAGCCAGTGGCCTTCGCCCACGACCATCTATTGTCTCGCCTCGACCTCACGCCGCTCGATGAGCGCGTGGCAGTCCATATGACCTGCTCGAGTACCCATATGGGGCTGGGTGAGCGTATGGTGGCCCTGGCACAGGCCTGTGCCCGCGAGGTGGTGGTACCGGCTGAGATCACCTGCTGCGGTTTCGCCGGCGACAAGGGGCTGGTCACACCGGAACTCAACGCCTCGGCGCTCAAGGGGCTGGCCGGGCAGGTGGATGAGTGCGAGGCCGGCTATTCCAACTCGCGCACCTGCGAGATCGGCCTCTCGCTGCATGGCGGCATCCCGTATCGCTCGATCCTGTCGCTGCTGGATCGTGCCAGTCGCGGACGGAGTGCCGCGTGAGAACAGGGATTCGACCACAGGCGGTCGTTCCGCACCGCCTGTGGATAGCTTGCCCGTTATTGCTTCTTCATGCCCCTGCCGTCATTCTGAAACTTTTTTACAGGCAGCCCTTGCAGGGTCGCGGTGAAAGCCGTAAAGTACGCATCCGCTGCCGGCAACGGGCAACGTTGTCAGCGGTGGGAAGAGTGGTAAGTGGCTGTCGCGCTTTGGATTTTTCGGCTCGCTTCGCAAAATTACTGCTTGACGCTCACGGTGGATTCGGTAGAATGCGCCCCACTCGAGAGAGGCCCGCCGAGGGCTCTCACGGAAACCGGCGACGCCGGTCTTCGACGCCAGGTTCGCTACGGTGACGGCCTCGAAGGGAGTTGACAGACTCCGCCGAATCGGTAGAATACGCCTTCCTCGCAGGGCGCTGGCGAGGCCGCTGACAGAGTCAGTTGCCACGACAGCAAGCGAGACGCTCCGCGCTTCAGGCAGTGATTGAAGCGAGTGGGAGCCGCTCTTTAACAATCGATCAGGTAATTCATGTGGGCGCTTGTCGACGAGGTGGGTGAGAAGTCACACCCTATCGAGGCAAGCGACTCGTCGAAGACCTTCGGGTCTTTTTGAGAAGCTTTGACCTTGAGCCAAGTTTGGTTCGCTTTTGTCCGTTTCTTCGGAAAGGGATGAGTAAGAACCGCAATGATTTGAAACTGAAGAGTTTGATCATGGCTCAGATTGAACGCTGGCGGCAGGCCTAACACATGCAAGTCGAGCGGCAGCACGGGGAGCTTGCTCCCTGGTGGCGAGCGGCGGACGGGTGAGTAATGCATAGGAATCTGCCCGATAGTGGGGGATAACCTGGGGAAACCCAGGCTAATACCGCATACGTCCTACGGGAGAAAGCGGGGGCTCTTCGGACCTCGCGCTATCGGATGAGCCTATGTCGGATTAGCTGGTTGGTGAGGTAATGGCTCACCAAGGCGACGATCCGTAGCTGGTCTGAGAGGATGATCAGCCACATCGGGACTGAGACACGGCCCGAACTCCTACGGGAGGCAGCAGTGGGGAATATTGGACAATGGGGGCAACCCTGATCCAGCCATGCCGCGTGTGTGAAGAAGGCCTTCGGGTTGTAAAGCACTTTCAGTGGGGAAGAAAGCCTTCCGGTCAATACCCGGGAGGAAGGACATCACCCACAGAAGAAGCACCGGCTAACTCCGTGCCAGCAGCCGCGGTAATACGGAGGGTGCGAGCGTTAATCGGAATTACTGGGCGTAAAGCGCGCGTAGGTGGCTTGATAAGCCGGTTGTGAAAGCCCCGGGCTCAACCTGGGAACGGCATCCGGAACTGTCAGGCTAGAGTGCAGGAGAGGAAGGTAGAATTCCCGGTGTAGCGGTGAAATGCGTAGAGATCGGGAGGAATACCAGTGGCGAAGGCGGCCTTCTGGACTGACACTGACACTGAGGTGCGAAAGCGTGGGTAGCAAACAGGATTAGATACCCTGGTAGTCCACGCCGTAAACGATGTCGACTAGCCGTTGGGTCCTTCGCGGACTTTGTGGCGCAGTTAACGCGATAAGTCGACCGCCTGGGGAGTACGGCCGCAAGGTTAAAACTCAAATGAATTGACGGGGGCCCGCACAAGCGGTGGAGCATGTGGTTTAATTCGATGCAACGCGAAGAACCTTACCTACCCTTGACATCCTGCGAACCCTTCGGAGACGAAGGGGTGCCTTCGGGAGCGCAGAGACAGGTGCTGCATGGCTGTCGTCAGCTCGTGTTGTGAAATGTTGGGTTAAGTCCCGTAACGAGCGCAACCCTTGTCCCTATTTGCCAGCGATTCGGTCGGGAACTCTAGGGAGACTGCCGGTGACAAACCGGAGGAAGGTGGGGACGACGTCAAGTCATCATGGCCCTTACGGGTAGGGCTACACACGTGCTACAATGGTTGGTACAAAGGGTTGCAAGCTCGCGAGAGCAAGCTAATCCCAGAAAGCCGATCTCAGTCCGGATCGGAGTCTGCAACTCGACTCCGTGAAGTCGGAATCGCTAGTAATCGTGAATCAGAATGTCACGGTGAATACGTTCCCGGGCCTTGTACACACCGCCCGTCACACCATGGGAGTGGACTGCACCAGAAGTGGTTAGCCTAACCTTCGGGAGGGCGATCACCACGGTGTGGTTCATGACTGGGGTGAAGTCGTAACAAGGTAGCCGTAGGGGAACCTGCGGCTGGATCACCTCCTTAAACGACGTATCGCCGCCTCGCGGCAAGTGCTCACAATGAATTACCTGATCGACCAGAGCAAAGACTGTTTGGGTATGGACCCAGCGCGACCAATGGGTCTGTAGCTCAGTTGGTTAGAGCGCACCCCTGATAAGGGTGAGGTCGGCAGTTCAAATCTGCCCAGACCCACCATTCTCGAGCTTCGGCCGGGTCTGTCGCTCAGTTGGTGAGAGCGCACCCCCGCAAGTGCTGTAAGGAGAAGGGTGAGGTCGCCGGGTTTATTTCAAATCTGCCCAGACCCACCAAATTTGCGTGATACGTCGTTGAAAGACTCCTCGTATAGCAGGCTATACGTCGTCGTCTTTCGCCTTGTCTCACACAAATTACTTTCGGGGCCATAGCTCAGCTGGGAGAGCGCCTGCCTTGCACGCAGGAGGTCAGCGGTTCGATCCCGCTTGGCTCCACCACACTTCTCCACAGTCTACCCTGATCGGATCTGCAGTCATAAGCCAGCGTCGCGCCTTGCGATGTCGGGTTTATGACTGTCGATTGACAGTCTGCTCTTTAACAATGTGAATCATGCTGACAATTTCTCCGCAAGGAGAAATGCGAGATACGTCTCAAGCGTATCCGGCAATTGTCGTACGTAATCGCGGACCAGACCCTTTCGGGTTATATGGTCAAGCGATTAAGCGCATACGGTGGATGCCTTGGCAGCCAGAGGCGATGAAGGACGTTGTAGCCTGCGATAAGGCTCGGTGAGGTGGCAAACAACCTGTGACCCGGGCATTTCCGAATGGGGAAACCCACCCTGCACAAGCAGGGTATCCCACACTGAATCCATAGGTGTTGGGAGGCGAACCGGGGGAACTGAAACATCTAAGTACCCCGAGGAAAAGAAATCAACCGAGATTCCCCTAGTAGCGGCGAGCGAACGGGGACTAGCCCTTAAGCGACACAATCGATAGGCGAACAGGCTGGGAAGCCTGACCATAGCGGGTGATAGTCCCGTAGCCGAAATCCGAGTGGCGTGAAAACGAGTAGGTCGGGGCACGAGAAACCTTGACTGAACATGGGGGGACCATCCTCCAAGGCTAAATACTCCTGGCTGACCGATAGTGAACCAGTACCGTGAGGGAAAGGCGAAAAGAACCCCGGCGAGGGGAGTGAAATAGATCCTGAAACCGTATGCGTACAAGCAGTGGGAGCCGACTTGTTCGGTGACCGCGTACCTTTTGTATAATGGGTCAGCGACTTATTTTCAGTGGCGAGCTTAACCGAATAGGGGAGGCGTAGCGAAAGCGAGTCTTAACTGGGCGACCAGTCGCTGGAAATAGACCCGAAACCGGGCGATCTATCCATGAGCAGGTTGAAGGTTGAGTAACATCAACTGGAGGACCGAACCAGGATCTGTTGAAAAAGATTTGGATGACTTGTGGATCGGAGTGAAAGGCTAATCAAGCCCGGAGATAGCTGGTTCTCCTCGAAAGCTATTTAGGTAGCGCCTCACGTATCACCATCGGGGGTAGAGCACTGTTTCGGCTAGGGGGCCATCCCGGCTTACCAACCCGAGGCAAACTCCGAATACCGGTGAGTGCGAGCGTGGGAGACACACGGCGGGTGCTAACGTCCGTCGTGAAAAGGGAAACAACCCAGACCGTCAGCTAAGGTCCCGAAATCCTGGTTAAGTGGGAAACGATGTGGGAAGGCTCAGACAGCTAGGAGGTTGGCTTAGAAGCAGCCATCCTTTAAAGAAAGCGTAATAGCTCACTAGTCGAGTCGGCCTGCGCGGAAGATGTAACGGGGCTAAACCAGGTACCGAAGCTACGGGCTTGCCGAATGGCAAGCGGTAGAGGAGCGTCGTGTAAGCCGATGAAGGTGGATTGAGAAGTCTGCTGGAGGTATCACGAGTGCGAATGCTGACATGAGTAACGACAAGGGGAGTGAAAAACTCCCCCGCCGGAAGACCAAGGGTTTCTGTTCGACGCTAATCGGAGCAGAGTGAGTCGGCCCCTAAGGCGAGGCCGAAAGGCGTAGTCGATGGGAAACGGGTCAATATTCCCGTACCTCACTGTATTGCGATGGGGGGACGAAGAAGGCTAGGTGAGCCAGGCGTTGGTTGTCCTGGTGAAAGCCAGTAGGCTGGGGGTTCAGGCAAATCCGGATCCCCAAGGCCGAGAGGCGAGACGAACACCCCACGGGGTGGAAGTCATCGATGCCACGCTTCCAGGAAAAGCCTCTAAGCTTCAGATACAGTGGGACCGTACCCCAAACCGACACAGGTGGTCAGGTAGAGAATACCAAGGCGCTTGAGAGAACTCGGGTGAAGGAACTAGGCAAAATGGTGCCGTAACTTCGGGAGAAGGCACGCCGGCGTAGGGTGAAGGCACTTGCTGCTGGAGCTCGAACCGGTCGAAGATACCAGGTGGCTGCAACTGTTTATTAAAAACACAGCACTCTGCAAACGCGCAAGCGGACGTATAGGGTGTGACGCCTGCCCGGTGCCGGAAGGTTAAGTGATGGTGTTAGCCCTCGGGCGAAGCTCTTGATCGAAGCCCCGGTAAACGGCGGCCGTAACTATAACGGTCCTAAGGTAGCGAAATTCCTTGTCGGGTAAGTTCCGACCTGCACGAATGGCGTAATGATGGCCACGCTGTCTCCACCCGAGACTCAGTGAAATTGAAATCGCAGTGAAGATGCTGTGTACCCGCGGCTAGACGGAAAGACCCCGTGAACCTTTACTATAGCTTCACACTGGACGCTGATGTTGCTTGTGTAGGATAGCTGGGAGGCTAGGAAACCCGGACGCCAGTTCGGGCGGAGCCACCCTTGAAATACCAGCCTGGCATCATTGGCGTTCTAACTCAGGTCCGTGATCCGGATCGAGGACAGTGTGTGGTGGGTAGTTTGACTGGGGCGGTCTCCTCCCAAAGAGTAACGGAGGAGCACGAAGGTACCCTCAGCACGGTCGGAAATCGTGCATTGAGTGCAAGAGCATAAGGGTGCTTGACTGCGAGACAGACACGTCGAGCAGGTACGAAAGTAGGTTCTAGTGATCCGGTGGTTCTGTATGGAAGGGCCATCGCTCAACGGATAAAAGGTACTCCGGGGATAACAGGCTGATACCGCCCAAGAGTTCACATCGACGGCGGTGTTTGGCACCTCGATGTCGGCTCATCACATCCTGGGGCTGAAGTCGGTCCCAAGGGTATGGCTGTTCGCCATTTAAAGTGGTACGCGAGCTGGGTTTAGAACGTCGTGAGACAGTTCGGTCCCTATCTGCCGTGGGCGTTGGATGTTTGAGAAGAGCTGCTCCTAGTACGAGAGGACCGGAGTGGACGCACCTCTGGTGTTCCGGTTGTCACGCCAGTGGCATTGCCGGGTAGCTACGTGCGGACGGGATAACCGCTGAAAGCATCTAAGCGGGAAGCCCCCTTCAAGATGAGACATCCCCGAGGCCTCGAGCCTCCTGAAGGGCCCAGCGAGACCAGCTGGTTGATAGGCCGGGTGTGGAAGCGCTGCGAGGCGTTGAGCTAACCGGTACTAATGGCCCGTGAGGCTTGACCATATAACCCCAAGGGGTCTGCGCATTGCGCACGAAAATTGACGGATACGCCCGGGCACGCCCCGGCGAGACGTATCGCTCAGCATGATTCCAACCGTTTTCGCCTGACGACCATAGCGAGTGGGAACCACCTGATCCCATGCCGAACTCAGCAGTGAAACCGCTCAGCGCCGATGGTAGTGTGGGGTCTCCCCATGCGAGAGTAGGTCATCGTCAGGCATCTCTTCAGAAACCCAGCTTCGAAAGAGGCTGGGTTTCGTCGTTTAGGGGCCTCCCATGGAGAATCGCGGAGCGCCGCCCGGGTCGTCAGGCATCTATCCCAAAACCCCGAGTACGACAGTGCTCGGGGTTTTTCTTTATCTGTCATTACTGCTCAAGCGAGGGCTGAGTCGTTACCATAGGTGCGCTATACGAGATTGGCCCTTACAAAGGTGCACAGCTCCATACAGCAACGAGTGGCGCGGGTGCCTGGGAGCGAGTAGCGTAGGTTCATAGAAACCCACGAGCCAAGAGAAGAATGAATGCAATCAAGGAATTATCTGATAGCCGCATGGCTGGCTGCCGTGAGTATAGGGCTGATGGGCTGTGATGATACGGGCCCCGGTGACAAGACCGAGCGTAATATCGATGAGGCCATGAAGGGAGTGGAAAAGAGCATTGAAGAGGTAAGTGAGGAGATCGAAGAAGATGCAGAAGAAGAGAAAAGGTGACGCTGCATCCTGAATGACCGTACTAGCCCTACAGTTTTCCTGTCGCTCGCCGATAGTTGACTTGACCGCGTGGTCAAGATTGGCGTGTCTCCCCCTGACGATGCGCCGCAGCCAAAGGGAAAACTATGATAAATCTCACTATAGCCCAGAAGCTGTTGCTCTGTATTTGTCTATGCATGCTACTGATTGTCGGTGGTTCCACTATCGTCCAGTATCGGCTTTTCGGTGATTTGGTCACTGAACGAGTAACGGCGGCGGAGCTACCTGCCACGCTGGAAAGTATCCGCAACGACATCGATGCGACCCTGACGGGCCCTATAACTACCGCCCAGAACCTGGCGGACAATCATTACCTGCAGGCCTGGCTGTCCGCGGGGGAACCCGAAGAAGGGGTCACGCAGGCAGTCGACTATTTTCAGGACATACAACACCGTACCGGTGCCAGTATCGTCTTCTACGTTTCAGCACGCAGCGGCAAGTACTACACGGGGAATGGCGTCGAGCGAACGCTGAGCCGCGATCGGGACCATTGGTTCTACGATCTGGTAGACGCCAGCGAAGGCGAGGCCTACCAGTTGAACGTCGATGCCGAAGGCGGCCAGGTTCAGGTGTTCATCAACCATATCATCGAGGCCGATGGTGAGCGCGTAGGGATCGCCGGCGTTGGCTATTCGCTGGACGCCATGGCGGAAACGATACGCAACTATCGGCTGGGTGAGAGTGGCAGCGTATTCTTGGCGAGCCGAGATGGGACGATCAGCATTCATCCCGAGGGTGCGGCTCGGGTCGGAGAACCTGTGGCGGAGCTGCCCGGCTGGGGTGACATCGCGGAAGAGCTGATGAGCGGTGAGGGGTATCGCTACGCGACGATAAAGGATGCCCAGGGAGCCGAGCAACTGGTCGCTGCCATCGAAGTGCCGGGCACCGACTGGGTGGCCTTTGCCCAGATTCCGCGCAATGAGCTGTTCGCCGATCTCAACCGTGCCGTCCTGCTGGTCGTACTGTGCGTGGCGCTGATTCTGGTGGCAAGCCTGGCTGTCATCGCGCTGCTTCTGAGAACCCTGTTTCGGCCAATACGGCGTACGGCCCAGGCCATGCGGGAAGTCGCTGAAGGCGACGGCGACCTGACGATGCGACTACCGGTCGAAGGCAGGGATGAGAGCACCGAGCTGGCCAATCAGTTCAATGCCTTTGCCGACAAGATGCACGACGTGCTAGCCCAAGTGAGAAGCAGCAGTGATTCGGTCCGGCTGGCTGCCCAGGAGATTGCCATCGGCGGCCACGACATGTCACGGCGCACCGACCAGGCCGCATCCAGCCTTCAGCAGACCTCGGCCTCGATGGAGGAAATCAATGGCACCGTGGCCAATACGTCTGCCTCCGCACAGGAAGCCAGCGCCCTCTCTCAAGGGGCATCGGATCTGGCACAGAACACCTCCGGCAAGGTCGAGCAAGTCATCTCGACGATGGGCGAGATCCAGAATGCTTCTATGCGGGTCGCCGATATCGTCAAGGTAATGGATGACATCGCCTTTCAGACCAATCTGTTGGCCTTGAATGCCTCGGTTGAGGCGGCACGGGCCGGAGAGAGTGGAAGAGGCTTTGCCGTTGTGGCCGGCGAGGTGCGCCAATTGGCTACCCGCAGTGCCGAGGCCTCACGTGATATACGCCAGCTCATCGAGGTATCGAACGAGAAAGTGCAGGGTGGCACGTATCTGGTACGCGAAACCGGAGATGCCATGCAGGAACTCATGGCAGGGGTCGACCGGGTCGCCAGTATGCTGGGGGAGATCAGCCACGCCGCCAGCGAGCAGAGTGACGGTATTGGCCAGGTCAACGTTGCCGTGGCTGAACTCGACCGGATGACGCAGCAGAACGCGGCCTTGGCGGAAGAGACGACTTCGGCTGCCGAACAGCTGCGAGAACAGGCAGACCGATTGGCGGAAATGGTAGGAAGATTCAAACTGAAGCGTGATGCGATGCCGTTCCAAGCGGTTGCAGGAACGGTGGAGGAGCCAACGGGTCAGTCCTATGAGAAGCGAAACCGACCCTTGGCACTGGATGCTCTGTAAGGATCAAATTGCGGCGTTCTGCTCGATGCCTTGGAGATACCAGGGGGCGCCGTCACGTACCTCGCGAATCAGGTGCCAGGTCTCGTTGAACTCGGTGTGCTCGCCGTTTTCTTCTAGAATGCCGTGGAAGATGACGGTGGCTTCGGCCTGACCGCCTACCTCGCGTACATCGCCGAGTTCGGCGAACAGGCGCCCGATCTCCGTGCGGTTGTTCGCCGGCTGCTTGCTGCGCTCCTCACGTAGTAGATTGTAGAGTTCGGGGGTGACGTACTCTTGAATACCGCCAAAGTCGTTGTTGTCCCAAGCGCGTTGCAGCGTCATGAAGTGCTCCTTGGCACCGGACAGGAAGCGCTCGCGGTCGAACCAGGCCGGCAGGCTGCCGAAGTTGCCACCGCCCATGGAAGCGCCAGGCGCCGACTGGAAGGCATGAGATTCAGCGTGCGGCTGCGGTCCGCCGGCCACAGCCGTGCGGCGGCGCGCCAACAACCGGAACAGCAGGAGGCCAAGGCCGGCCATCAGCAGAATGTCCATCAGCCGCAGTTCGTCGAAGGCGCCGCCGAAGAACAGTGCTGCCAATAGGCCACCAGCCAGCATGCCGGCCAGCATGCCTGGCATGCGCGAACCGGCGGCTCGGTTGGGTTTGGCCTGACGCGCCGGAGCGGCCTGCTTGGGTGCGGTAGCCTGGCGGGAGAAGCTGCCGACATTGCTGCCACCGCCTAGCCGGCGGGCTTCGGCATGTTCGACGGCCAGACCGAAGCCCAGCACGGCAACCATGAGCATGACAAGGAAATGACGCATCGTAGGATCTCTCTATGGGAGGTTGGTGCGGGAGGTGAGAAGTTGGAGCCTCATTCTAGCGGCTATGCTGTCGGAAGTGACGACAAAAAGAGGGAAATTCATGCGTCTTAAGAGCGAACAGAGCCTGCTGCTGATCCTCGATCTCCAAGCTGGCCTGCTGCCAGTGATCGATGGGGGCGGTCAGGCGGTTGCCGAGGCGGGCTGGTTGGGGGGCGTGGCCAGCGCATTGACCATTCCGGTGTGGCTCACAGAGCAATACCCCGAAGGCCTTGGACATAGTGATCCGCGACTGCTGGAGGCGCTACCCGACTATCAGCTGTGGCAAAAGACCCACTTCAACGCCCATGCCGAGCCGGACTTCGCCGGCGCGCTGGCGGAGAGCAACAAGCGCCAGATCGTGCTGTGTGGCAGTGAGGCGCACATCTGCGTGCTGCAGACCGGCCTGGGGCTGCTGGAGGCAGGCTACGAGGTGTTTTGGCTCAGTGAGGCGACGGTCAGTCGGCGTGCGGCAGAGGCGAAGCTCGCTCGTGAGCGGATGGTCCATGCGGGCGCCATTCCGGTGAGTGCCGACATGGTAGCCTACGAATGGCTCGACCGCTGCGACGACGAGCGCTTCCGCCAGATCCACAAGCGTTTTCTCAAGTCGCGTGCATCGCGCCCGATGCGCTTCTTCTAGAAACTCAATGCTGGTCTTCGCGGCGAGTGAAGACTAGGGTGTCGTCTTCAGACATGGCCGGGTTGAAGGCGTAGCCTGCCACATCGAATTCCTTGAGCTTTTCCGGGTCGTCCAGCCGCTGCCGGATCATCCAGGCTGCCATCAGGCCCCGTGCCTTCTTGGCGTAGAAACTGATGATCTTGTAGGTCCCGCTCTTCTCGTCCTTGAATATCGGCGTGATCACTCTTGCATCGAGTCGCTTGACGTCGACGGCCTTGAAGTACTCGTTGGAAGCCAGGTTTACCAGCACCTTGGAGCCGCTCTCGGCGATGGCACGGTCGAGCGCTTCGGTCAAAGAGTCCTTCCAGAAGGCGTAGAGATCCTTGCCAGCCGGATTGGGGAGCCGGGTCCCCATCTCGAGGCGGTAGGGCTGGATCAGGTCGAGCGGCCTCAGCAGACCGTACAGGCCGGAGAGGATGCGCAGGTGTCGCTGGGCGAAGGCGTTGTCGTCGTCGCTGAAGGTGGCAGCCTCGAGCCCGACGTAGACGTCACCCTGGAAGGCCTGGGCCGCTGGCTTGGCGTTGTCCGGGGTGAAGGGCGGCCGCCATTCGGCGAAACGGGCGGCATTGAGGCCGGCCAGTTTGTCACTGATCCCCATCAGCTCGCTGAGCTGTTGCGGAGAGTAATCGCGCAGGCTAGTGATCAGCCGTTGGCTCCGGTCGAGAAAATCCGGCTGCGTATGGGCGGCTGTTGAGGCTGGGGTCTCGAAGTCCAGCGTCTTGGCCGGCGAGATCACGCTCAGCATGGGGCACTCCTGTACCTGAAAGAGACGAGTCGGGAACGGCGAGATTATACCAGTAGCATCGCAACGACGGGGCTATCGCAACGATAGCCCGGGCATGCTCAAGATCGGATCTCAGGGGCAGGGGTTGGGTATGCGCCGATGCACCTCATCGATGGCGTCGAGCACGCTCTGTTCGAGCTTGAGCGACTCGCTGGCGAGATTGTCCTCGAGCTGTTCCATGGTGGTGGCGCCGATGATGTTGCTGGTCAGGAAACTGCGCGAATTGATGAAGGCAAGCGCCATCTGGGCGGGGTCCAGGTCATGCTCGCGGGCGATGTCGACGTAGGCACGGGTGGCCTGTTCGGCGAGCGGCGAGGTATAGCGCTGGAAGCGCTCGAAGAGGGTCAGGCGAGCATTTTCCGGACGCGCACCGTCGAGATACTTGCCCGACAGCACGCCGAAGGCCAGCGGTGAATAGGCCAGCAATCCCACATTTTCGCGATGGGCGATCTCGGCCAGACCGACCTCGAAGGTGCGGTTTAGCAGGTTATAGGGGTTCTGGATCGAGGCGACGCGTGGCAGATCCAGGCGCTCGGCCAATTGCAGCGACTTCATGACACCCCATGGCGTCTCGTTGGAGAGGCCGACGGCACGCACCTTGCCGGCCTCCACCAACTCCTTGAGCGCTGTGAGCGTCTCCTCCAGCGCGACCGCGTCCTCCTCTTCGTCATGTTCGTAGCCCAGCTTGCCGAAATAGTTGGTCGAGCGCTCGGGCCAGTGCAACTGATAGAGGTCGACGTAATCGCTCTGTAGCCGCGTGAGGCTGGCATCGATAGCCTGATGGATTTGCTCGCGGCTCAGGCGTGAGCCGCCGCGAATATGTTCCATTCGGGGGCCAGAAACCTTGGTGGCGATGATGACGTCGTCACGGCTCTCGCGTCGCTTGAGCCAGCTACCGATGTAGGCCTCGGTACGGCCCTGGGTCTCGGCGCGGGGGGGGACTGGGTACATCTCGGCCGCATCGATGAAGT encodes:
- a CDS encoding Tim44 domain-containing protein, encoding MRHFLVMLMVAVLGFGLAVEHAEARRLGGGSNVGSFSRQATAPKQAAPARQAKPNRAAGSRMPGMLAGMLAGGLLAALFFGGAFDELRLMDILLMAGLGLLLFRLLARRRTAVAGGPQPHAESHAFQSAPGASMGGGNFGSLPAWFDRERFLSGAKEHFMTLQRAWDNNDFGGIQEYVTPELYNLLREERSKQPANNRTEIGRLFAELGDVREVGGQAEATVIFHGILEENGEHTEFNETWHLIREVRDGAPWYLQGIEQNAAI
- a CDS encoding FAD-binding and (Fe-S)-binding domain-containing protein, with the protein product MTAATMATPADAWHELKRELLEIMNAERLIDDPLRTLAYGTDASFYRLIPRLVVRPVNEDELMAVLAGCRARKLPVTFRAAGTSLSGQAVTDSVLIQLREGWRGHEILDGGRAIRLQPGVIGARANQLLAPFRRKIGPDPASINSCMIGGIAANNASGMCCGTAQNSYRTVRDIRVILADGTRLDTADPASREVFRHRYAELVEGLERLAAETRSNEPLAEKIRHKYRLKNTTGYALNSLIDFDDGIEILKHLMIGSEGTLGFISTITYETVVDELHKAAALVFLPDMAATCRATIALKQAPVSAVELMDRAALRSVESKPGMPEVLKTLPGGAAALLIDVRGNDESQLEERLQAVQTIFEGIHTLEPVTFTHDKGTYELYWKIRKGLFPAVGAVRDTGTTVIIEDVAFPIERLDEGVLALTEVFHRHGYPEAILFGHALEGNLHFVFPQGFEKPGEVERYQALMDEVAQLVGVEYGGSLKAEHGTGRNMAPYVELEWGPEAYALMWQIKVLFDPENLLNPDVILSRNPTLHLENLKPLPAADPIVDKCIECGFCEHVCPSRDLTLTPRQRIVIAREMARLEALGDGLDTQEAGRLEQLRKDYRYAGDETCAVDGLCATQCPVGINTGELIRELRHERLAQHADMARRVGRHFSGTTRLARGMLNLASTGRAILGERGLSKVSGAITQASGGRVPQWMPTLPKAAPVRVLGRGRVSDSTREKVVYFPSCATRVFGAGHGDSESRSIMEITLSLLDKAGFEVIVPEMSGHLCCGMAFQSKGQFDEATHKARELNRELLVASQNGRYPILSDTSPCVLHMQGRLDERLTVQEPVAFAHDHLLSRLDLTPLDERVAVHMTCSSTHMGLGERMVALAQACAREVVVPAEITCCGFAGDKGLVTPELNASALKGLAGQVDECEAGYSNSRTCEIGLSLHGGIPYRSILSLLDRASRGRSAA
- a CDS encoding methyl-accepting chemotaxis protein translates to MLLIVGGSTIVQYRLFGDLVTERVTAAELPATLESIRNDIDATLTGPITTAQNLADNHYLQAWLSAGEPEEGVTQAVDYFQDIQHRTGASIVFYVSARSGKYYTGNGVERTLSRDRDHWFYDLVDASEGEAYQLNVDAEGGQVQVFINHIIEADGERVGIAGVGYSLDAMAETIRNYRLGESGSVFLASRDGTISIHPEGAARVGEPVAELPGWGDIAEELMSGEGYRYATIKDAQGAEQLVAAIEVPGTDWVAFAQIPRNELFADLNRAVLLVVLCVALILVASLAVIALLLRTLFRPIRRTAQAMREVAEGDGDLTMRLPVEGRDESTELANQFNAFADKMHDVLAQVRSSSDSVRLAAQEIAIGGHDMSRRTDQAASSLQQTSASMEEINGTVANTSASAQEASALSQGASDLAQNTSGKVEQVISTMGEIQNASMRVADIVKVMDDIAFQTNLLALNASVEAARAGESGRGFAVVAGEVRQLATRSAEASRDIRQLIEVSNEKVQGGTYLVRETGDAMQELMAGVDRVASMLGEISHAASEQSDGIGQVNVAVAELDRMTQQNAALAEETTSAAEQLREQADRLAEMVGRFKLKRDAMPFQAVAGTVEEPTGQSYEKRNRPLALDAL